From the genome of Glycine max cultivar Williams 82 chromosome 2, Glycine_max_v4.0, whole genome shotgun sequence, one region includes:
- the LOC100790523 gene encoding protein ROOT HAIR SPECIFIC 17: MSTETAMKRKKHHTEKSRIIGLLVASFLRGRLLHRTLIIAISACLLLLFALFSLFAPSTLNKINLQTTQNNDQVRSRFHDSVFQVPAGGGSFRRDLWSSTHSRLFYGCSNAGVNFAKANAKTNPDRYLLISTSGGLNQQRTGIIDAVVAAYLLNATLVVPELDHTSFWKDTSNFSELFDTEWFITFLRNDVRIVKELPEMGGNFVAPYTVRVPRKCTPKCYEDRVLPVLVRKRAVRLTKFDYRLANMLDEDLQRLRCRVNYHALKFTDSIQGMGKLLVERMKIKSKHFIALHLRFEPDMLAFSGCYYGGGEKEKKELGEIRKRWKNLHASNPEKVRRHGRCPLTPEEVGLMLRALDFGSEVLLYVASGEIYGGEETIAPLKALFPNFHSKETIATKEELAPFVSFSSRMAALDFIVCAESDVFVTNNNGNMAKILAGRRRYLGHKVTIRPNAKKLNLLFMNRNNRTWEEFASRVRTFQVGFMGEPNELRPGSGEFTENPSACICQKNSAGGISYPLNHSNITEFQEQQEWSSEVDNNLNGTKIDSLPLIMTTDQLAEVQEFFSD, translated from the exons ATGTCCACAGAAACagcaatgaagagaaagaagcATCACACTGAGAAATCCAGAATAATAGGACTCCTTGTTGCGAGTTTCCTTCGAGGTCGGCTCCTCCACCGCACTCTCATCATCGCCATCTCCGCTTGCCTTCTTCTGCTCTTCGCCCTATTCTCTCTGTTCGCTCCGTCCACGctaaataaaatcaatcttCAGACTACTCAGAACAATGACCAAGTCAGATCACGATTCCATGATTCGGTGTTTCAGGTTCCG GCGGGTGGAGGTAGTTTCAGGCGTGATTTATGGAGTTCAACTCACTCACGCCTCTTCTATGGCTGCAGTAATGCCGGTGTCAATTTTGCAA AGGCAAATGCCAAAACGAATCCAGATCGATACTTGCTAATTTCCACCAGTGGAGGTTTAAATCAACAGAGAACAGGG ATAATTGATGCTGTGGTGGCTGCATATCTTTTGAATGCTACTCTTGTTGTTCCAGAGTTGGATCATACATCTTTCTGGAAGGACACAAG CAACTTTTCTGAACTATTTGATACAGAGTGGTTTATAACATTTCTCCGGAATGACGTGAGAATTGTAAAAGAGCTTCCGGAAATGGGAGGGAACTTCGTGGCTCCATATacggtgcgtgttccaagaaaatGCACCCCCAAGTGCTATGAGGATCGTGTTTTACCCGTGCTGGTCAGGAAGCGT GCTGTTCGGTTAACTAAGTTTGACTATAGACTTGCTAATATGTTGGATGAAGATCTTCAAAGGCTGAGGTGCAGGGTTAATTACCATGCTCTCAAATTTACGGATTCCATTCAGGGGATGGGTAAATTGTTGGTTGAgcggatgaaaataaaaagcaaacaTTTCATTGCTCTACATTTGAG GTTTGAACCGGATATGCTTGCATTCTCTGGTTGCTATTACGGCggtggagaaaaagagaaaaaggaactTGGCGAAATTAGGAAACGGTGGAAAAATTTacat GCAAGTAATCCTGAGAAAGTTCGAAGACATGGAAGATGCCCACTTACACCAGAGGAAGTGGGTCTTATGCTAAGAGCACTAGATTTTGGAAGTGAAGTTCTGTTGTACGTGGCATCTGGCGAAATATATGGAGGTGAGGAAACGATAGCTCCCCTGAAGGCTCTTTTCCCAAACTTCCATTCAAAGGAGACCATAGCTACCAAGGAGGAGTTGGCGCCATTTGTGTCATTTTCTTCTCGCATGGCTGCACTAGATTTCATAGTTTGTGCTGAGAGTGACGTATTTGTTACAAACAACAACGGGAACATGGCGAAAATTTTAGCTGGAAGAAGGAGGTACTTGGGTCATAAAGTCACCATCCGGCCAAATGCAAAGAAGTTGAACCTGTTATTCATGAACAGAAATAATAGGACGTGGGAGGAATTTGCCTCTCGAGTTAGAACTTTCCAGGTAGGGTTTATGGGAGAACCAAATGAGTTGAGGCCCGGCAGTGGTGAGTTTACTGAGAACCCATCAGCTTGCATATGTCAAAAAAACTCTGCTGGGGGAATTTCCTACCCCCTAAATCATAGCAATATTACCGAGTTTCAAGAGCAGCAGGAGTGGTCGTCTGAGGTAGATAATAATCTCAATGGAACTAAAATTGATTCACTCCCTCTTATAATGACCACGGACCAATTAGCTGAAGTGCAAGAATTCTTCTCCGATTAA
- the LOC100791044 gene encoding protein DETOXIFICATION 45, chloroplastic has protein sequence MVMEATHFTTSQYQYHIDGGFTRRPFMRMRKRSHISYGYGPHFLRRSLYVPFIALGPKAKAKAEAEAEAEASSFSSVDVRRELISLTLPALASQAIDPLAQLMETAYIGRLGTVELASAGVSISIFNIISKLFNIPLLSVATSFVAEDIAKASSTADAKTKQQLSSVSTALLLALVLGFFEALALYLGSGAFLHLIGVSTQNPTYVPARHFLSLRAVGAPAVVLSLSLQGIFRGFKDTKTPVICLGIGNFSAVFLFPLLMYYFRLGVTGAAISTVISQYIGTMLMIWCLNKRAELLPPKMGDLQFGSYIKSGGFLLGRTLSVLSTMTLGTSMAARHGPVAMAAHQICMQVWLAVSLLTDALAASGQALIASSVSRHEYKVAKEVTSLVLRIGLVMGICLTAILGASFGSLATIFTQDTEVLQVIRTLALFVSASQPFNALAYIFDGLHYGVSDFRYAAFSMMFVGAVSSAFLVFAPPLFGLQGVWLGLGLFMALRAAAGAVRLLSKNGPWWFLHRFTNCRGGLISL, from the exons ATGGTCATGGAGGCTACCCATTTCACCACCTCtcaatatcaatatcatatTGATGGAGGCTTCACCAGAAGACCCTTCATGCGCATGCGCAAGCGTAGCCATATCAGTTACGGTTATGGCCCCCACTTCCTGCGCCGAAGCCTCTACGTGCCGTTCATAGCACTTGGTCCCAAAGCCAAAGCCAAAGCCGAAGCCGAAGCCGAAGCCGAAGCCTCTTCCTTCTCTTCTGTGGATGTGAGACGAGAGCTTATATCGCTGACTCTGCCTGCCCTTGCCAGTCAGGCAATTGACCCCTTAGCACAGTTGATGGAAACCGCCTACATTGGTCGACTTGGCACTGTTGAATTGGCTTCTGCCGGCGTTTCCATATCCATCTTTAACATCATTTCTAAGCTTTTTAATATCCCCCTTCTAAGTGTTGCTACTTCCTTTGTTGCCGAGGACATTGCCAAGGCTTCCTCCACTGCAGAtgccaaaacaaaacaacaactcTCCTCTGTCTCCACTGCTTTGCTATTGGCACTCGTCCTTGGCTTTTTTGAGGCTTTAGCTTTATATCTGGGATCTGGAGCATTTCTACATTTAATTGGTGTTTCTACT CAAAATCCAACATATGTTCCCGCACGAcactttctctctttaagagctGTTGGCGCTCCTGCTGTTGTACTTTCTTTGTCTCTTCAAGGCATTTTCCGCGGTTTTAAGGATACAAAAACTCCTGTTATATGTCTAG GCATTGGTAACTTTTCAGCTGTCTTTTTATTTCCCTTACTTATGTATTACTTTCGGTTGGGTGTAACTGGTGCGGCCATTTCCACAGTTATCTCTCA ATATATTGGGACCATGTTGATGATCTGGTGTCTGAATAAGCGAGCTGAGTTACTACCTCCAAAGATGGGAGACCTGCAATTTGGCAGTTATATTAAATCTG GTGGTTTCCTTCTTGGAAGAACACTTTCTGTTCTTTCAACCATGACATTGGGGACATCAATGGCTGCTCGACATGGTCCAGTAGCTATGGCGGCACATCAGATATGTATGCAAGTGTGGTTGGCTGTTTCCCTTCTTACAGATGCATTGGCTGCATCTGGTCAG gcCCTTATTGCAAGTTCTGTATCCAGACATGAATACAAAGTTGCGAAGGAAGTTACTAGTTTGGTATTAAGG ATTGGACTGGTAATGGGTATTTGCTTGACTGCAATTCTGGGTGCATCGTTTGGATCTTTAGCCACCATTTTTACTCAGGACACTGAAGTCTTGCAGGTGATCAGAACTCTGGCGTTG TTTGTTAGTGCTTCTCAACCATTTAATGCACTGGCCTATATTTTTGATGGTCTCCATTATGGTGTTTCTGATTTCCGATATGCTGCTTTCTCCATG ATGTTTGTGGGAGCAGTCTCCTCTGCATTCTTGGTATTTGCACCTCCACTTTTTGGCCTTCAGGGCGTATGGCTGGGCTTAGGTCTCTTCATGGCTCTTCGTGCGGCAGCTGGTGCTGTCAG ATTACTATCAAAGAATGGCCCTTGGTGGTTTCTACACAGATTTACAAATTGCAGAG GTGGTCTCATAAGCCTTTAG